In Eubacteriales bacterium mix99, the DNA window TTCTCTCACAAATCGGAGTCACCATGATCTCCTGTGTATTTGTGGGCGTTTTTCTGGGCAGATTTCTGGACAGCCGGCTTAAGACGACTCCCTGGCTTCTGCTGGTGTTTTCCCTTTTGGGGGTAGGAGCTGCATTGAAATCCTTTTTTGATTTGGCAAACGGAAAATGATCAGGGTTTGGAAAGGTGTGTGAAAATGTCTGCCATTGCGAAAAAGATGATGAGGATTCTCTGTATATTGCTGTTCGTGTTGGTTGCAGCAGCGGTCCTTTATTACCGTTCTTTCTCCTTTCTGCCTTTCGCACTGGGAGCTTTGCTGGGCACGGCAGTCAGTGCCGGAAAGGTTTTTCTGCTGGACCGGGCTGTGGATAAGGCCCTTGCCATGGAGAAAAAAAAGGCGGGAAATTATATTACCCTTCAGCATCTTCTGCGGATGGTTCTTACCGCAGGCGTGCTGATTTCGGGTACCATTATCCCTGTCATCAGCTTATGGGGTGTGACAGCTGGAATCTTTGCTTATCCGATATCAATGTATATTTTAAAATATCCCCTCCATGCTTCGGACCCCTCAAATGTTCCGGATTCTCCGAAGAACTGATGCCGGATCCGAAGCACCGGGACAGAAAGGAGGTGACTTCTCCTGGACTTTAATATTGATAATTTATGGGTCATCACAATAGGCGGCGCCGAAATATGGATCACCCGGACCATTTTTAACACCTGGATTATCATGGCGGTGTTGATTATTCTTGCTGTTTTTTTGCGGATTAAGTTACGTAAAATGGAAGATATTCCAAAAGGAGTGCAAAATGCAGTCGAAGCCGTGATTGAATTTTTCCAGGGCTTTATACACAAGACCGGCGGAGACAAGCTGATGGGACTCGGTTCCTGGTTTTTTACGATCTTTGCATTTATTCTATCCTGCAGCCTGTTCGGGATGTTGGGGATCAGACCGCCCACAGCGGACTGGGCCACTACCTTTGCTCTTGCCCTGGCTACTTTTATCCTCACGCTGGGAATGGGCATTCGGTGTCGGAAGGGAAAATATTTAAAGAGTTTCATTGAACCCAACCCCATATTCTTACCGTTGAATATCATCAATGAAATTGCGAATCCCATATCCATGAGTTTTCGTCTTTTCGGTAATGTACTGGGAGGTATGATTCTTTTAACCCTGATTTATTCCATAGCACCGATCTTTTTACGTATTATTATCCCGATTCCACTGCACATTTATTTTGATGTGATTATGGGTGCCCTGCAGACGTATATTTTCTGCATCCTGAGTCTCACGTTTATTAAAGGGGCAGCAGAAGGCTGAAGCGGGACGAAATTTTTATGATGCAACGATTACAAACAATGTTGGATGTCAGCAGATGTCCAATCTCAGCAATGGAAAATCAGAAAAAAATCAGAAGGAGGAACAATCTATGCAGGATCCTTTAGCATTTATTATTGCATGTGCCCACTTTGCTGCGGCCATTGCACTACTGAACGGTATCGGCACAACATTCGGAGACGCAAAAATTGCAGTTGCTGCCATTGAATCCATTGCCCGGCAGCCCGAAGCTGCAGATTCCATCCGCACAACCATGTTTGTCGGTCTTGGTATGGCGGAGACTTCGGGAATATACGGACTATTGATTGCCATTATTATGCTGTTTGCCAATCCTCTGGTAAACATATACCTGAGCCATATAGGCGGATAAGACTTATACGGCCGGCGGCCAATCAACCGTCTGCTTCTTGTCAACAATTTTTCAAAGAAGGAGAAGGGAGGCTTTTTTATTTGAAACCATTCATTTTGCAACCATACATTGTTTATTTGAAGAGCGTGCCGGAAGGGCGCGTATTCGGACTGGATCAGCAAACGCTGATCAGTACCGGCATTCAGCTGCTGAATGTTATTATCCTGGCGGTTCTTCTGGGCTATCTGCTGTATAAACCGGTTCGGTCCTTTCTGCAGAAACGCAAAGAAAAAATCAGCGGGCAATTTGATGAAGCCCGGAAAACCCAAGCTCAGGCGGATCAGCTGAAAGCGGAATATGAAAAAAAGCGGAAGGAAATCGATCAGGAACGCACAAAGGTGCTGGAAGAAGCCAGGCTTTCCGCAGAGGAAGACAGCAGAAAAATCCTTGATGCCTCCAAAAAAGATGCCGATGCCATCCGGCAGCAGGCTGAGAAAAGCATTGCAATGGAAAGAAAAGATCTGGATAAGGAAACAAGACAGTATATCATTGAAGCGGCTGTCCTGATGGCTGAAAAATTCATAGAGCAATCCATGAACCGCGATACACAGAACAAGCTCTTTGATGAGGCAGTCGCCCAGTTGGAGGAGACACCATGGGTGAACTGAAAGACAGCTATGCCAATGAGCTTTTTGCGCTTTCCCGGGCACAGGGAAAGTTGGCAGAGCATACGGAACAGGTAACTTTTATACTGGACAGTCTGCAAGAGAAAGAATACAGGAGCTTTCTGGAAGCCCCCCACTTCTCCGAAAAAGCGAAGCAGCAGCTCCTGGAGCGTCTGCTTGCCGATAACGTTTCAGGCGATTTGCTGGGGTTCCTGTACCGCATCCTGCAGAAAGGCCATGGGGCAATGATTGTCCCGGCACTTCTCTCCTATCTGGAGATGGGAAACCGGTACAGCAGGAAAGTGGTGGCCAGCGTGATTTCCGCCGCTCCTCTCAGTGATGGGCAGATCAATACTCTGCGCAAAGCCCTGGCATATAAATCAGGAAAACAGGTGGAAATCCTGCCCACAGTGGATCCCTCCCTTCTCGGAGGATTCCGCATTCACATGGACGGACGCCTGATGGACTGTTCGCTGAGAGCCCGGCTGACCAATCTAAAAGAAAGCTTATTGAAGGAGGGTACGGAGTGACTGGAAAATTTGATAAAATCGGCAATGCAGTAAAGAAACAGATTCAGGCATTCCCCTCCGCACCGGACGTCTCAGAGGCGGGCAGTGTCGTGGAAGTCGGAGACGGGATTGCCCATGTTTACGGACTGCAGAACGCAATGAGCGGGGAGTTGCTGAAGTTCCCCGGCAGGATATACGGCATGGCCCTGAACCTGGATGAGAACAGCATCGGGGCGGTGCTTCTGGGACCCGATGCAGGCATAAAGGCCGGGGATCCTGTCCGGCGAACCGGCAGAATGGCTCAGATCCCTGTGGGAGATGCCATGCTTGGACGTGTGGTCAATGCCCTTGGGCAGCCGATTGATGACAAAGGGCCCCTTTCCGCTGATGATTACCGCAATGTGGAGAACGTGGCACCCGGTGTGATTATGCGCAAAGAGGTGGATGTTCCCCTGCAGACAGGCATCCGTGCCATTGATGCCATGGTACCCATCGGTCGGGGCCAGCGGGAATTGATTATCGGAGACCGTCAGACCGGGAAGACAGCCATCTGCATAGATACGATACTGAACCAGAAGGATGCGGGGGTGCTGTGCGTTTATGTAGCCATCGGACAAAAGGCATCCACCGTGGCACGCATTGTCAATCTGCTGACGAAAACCGGAGCAATGGCCTATACCACCGTAGTGGTTTCCACTGCCAGCGATCCGGCTTCCCTGCAGTATCTCGCCCCCTATGCCGGCTGTACCATCGGAGAGGCATGGATGAAACAGGGCAAAGACGTATTGGTGGTTTACGACGACCTGTCCAAGCATGCCGTGGCCTACCGCACCATCAGCCTGCTGCTGCGCAGGCCGCCGGGACGGGAAGCTTATCCCGGAGACGTGTTCTACCTGCACTCCCGGCTTCTGGAGCGCGCCGCCTGCATGAGCAATGACTATGGCGGAGGATCGATGACGGCCCTGCCCATTGTGGAAACACAGGAAGGCGATATTTCCGCCTATATTCCCACCAATGTCATCTCCATTACCGACGGGCAGATTTATCTGGAAACCGAACTGTTCCATAACGGAGTCCGTCCTGCGATCAATCCGGGGTTCTCCGTTTCCCGTGTAGGCGGTTCAGCCCAGATCCCTGCCATGAAGGAAATTGCCGGACCTCTGCGCATTCATTTTGCCCAGTATCGGGAACTTGCAGCCTTTGCACAGTTTGGATCGGATTTAAGCAAAGACACAATGGATCGCCTGAATCAGGGAGAACGTATTATGGAAATCCTCAAGCAGCCGCAATACCGGCCCATGCCTGTGGAGTATCAGGTTTTAATCCTGTATGTGCTGATCCATGGATATCTGATGGATGTGAATATCCGACATATCCGGAAGTTTCAGAGGGATTTTCTGCAATTTGTGAAAACGGAGAAACCTTTCATTGCAGAGGAAATCCGGGAGACAGAGCAAATCTCGCCGGAGCTGGAAGAAAAAATAAAGGATGCGGTGAAGGAATTCAAAAAGCCGCGGATTCCGGACCGGGAGGAAGACAATGGCGTCCATTAGTGAAATAAAGCAAAGATCTGCCAACATAAAAACCACCCGGCAGATTATAAGGGCACTGGAGATGGTTTCCTCTGCAAAGCTTCAAAAGGCAAAAAACAGGCTGGAAGGCATCCGTCCCCTGTATCAGGAAATGAAACGGAACGCAGAAAATCTGAAATATTGCGGGGAAGCCGGAGATCATCCCTTCGTCCGAAAACGGGATGTGAAAAATATAGGTTATGTCATAATGACAAGTGATAAAGGCCTGTGCGGCAGCTACAACAATCAGATCACGGAAGCTGCCCTGACCCATATGAACAGAAAAAAAAAGGAAGGAAAGCAGGAAAAACTCCTTGTGGCCGGCGCAGCGGGCAATGAATTCTTCGCCCGGCATGACAAAAATATACTGCATGGATTTTCCCACAGGCTCGAAGCCAATCTGTATGCAGACTCGTGCCGGATGGGCGAAGTCCTTTCCCGGCTGTATCTTTCGGGAGAAGCCGATGAGGTATATGTCGCATACACCCGTTTTGATTCGATACTGAGTCATATTCCCCGGGTGGAAAAAATACTGCCTCTGCCCCACGAGCCGGGCATGCTGCAGAATTCCGGCCGGATGCTTTATGAGCCGGATGTTTCTTCCTTTCTCGACCATATGGTACCACTGTATCTTCAAACCTGTCTTTTTGCCGCCGCTTCGGAATCGACCACCTGTGAACATACCGCACGGATGATAAACATGCAATCCGCCGATAAAAACGCTGAAGACGTGATTCGTAATCTGAACCGTATCTATAACCGTAAACGGCAGGCTGACATTACGCAGGAGCTTACAGAAATTATCGGCGGAGCAAAATTATTGAATTAGAAGGAGGAATTGTTTTGACCGATAAAAACACGGGCAGAATCGTACAGATCATCGGATCCGTATTGGATATCCGGTTTGAAAACCGACTGCCCGAGTTATATCATGCCATACAGGTACCACGTGGAAAGCAAACCAGTGTGATGGAGGTTATGCAGCATTTGGGTGACAATACGGTTCGCTGCATTTCCATGGACCCCACGGATGGTCTGGTGCGGGGAATGAAGGCGATCGATACCGGCGCACCCATATCGGTGCCGGTGGGCAAGGAAGTACTGGGGCGTATGGTAAACGTCCTTGGTCAGCCCATTGATGGAAAGCCCGCAGCGGATGCAAAGACATACTGGCCCATTCACAGGGAACCGCCCAGCTTATCGCAGCAGAGGGCGGCGCCTGAATTTCTGGAAACCGGGATCAAGGCCATCGATCTTCTCTGCCCGTTTTCCAAGGGCGGCAAGGTCGGCATATTCGGAGGGGCCGGCGTGGGAAAAACCGTATTGATCATGGAACTGATCAACAACATCGCCATGAAGCACAGCGGCTACTCTGTCTTCGCGGGGGTAGGCGAACGTACCCGGGAAGGGAATGATCTGTATTATGATATGATTCATTCCGGGGTTCTGGACAAAACGGCCCTGGTATTCGGACAGATGAACGAAACTCCGGGGGTCCGGATGCGCGTCGCGCTGACCGGACTGACCATGGCGGAATATTTCCGGGACAAGGCACATCAGGACGTACTTCTGTTTATTGACAACATCTTCCGCTTTGTGCAGGCCGGCTCCGAGGTTTCGGCCCTGCTGGGGCGTGTACCAAGTGCCGTTGGCTATCAGCCAACCCTTGCCAATGAAATGGGAACCCTTGAGGAGCGCATTACTTCCACTCAGAGCGGATCCATTACGTCCGTGCAGGCCATTTATGTTCCTGCCGACGACTTTACCGACCCGGCAACCGCCACCACCTTCTCCCATCTGGATGCAGTAACGATTTTATCGCGCACCATTGTGGAACAGGGTATTTATCCCGCTGTTTCCCCTCTTGGCTCCACTTCCCGCATACTGGAAGCGGATGTCGTGGGGAAGGAGCATTATCAGGTGGCCCGTGCCGTGCAGAGCATTTTGCAGCGTTATGAGGACCTGCAGGATATTGTAGCCATACTCGGTGTGGACGAGCTGTCAGATACCGACAGGAAGATCGTCAGCCGTGCCAGGAAGGTGCAGCGTTTCCTGTCCCAGCCATTTTATGTTGCCGAAAAGTATACTTCCATTTCCGGTCAGTATGTCAGTATTGGGGAAACCGTACGGGGATTTCGGGAGATACTGGACGGAAAGCACGACGCTGTCCCGGAAGGGATGTTTTTAAATGCAGGAACCATTGATGACGTAACAGAAAGATACAGGCAGAAAAATGAGTGAAGCAGCCGACCGCAAAAAGATTCACCTGCGGATTGTGACGCCCCGGGGAGTAAAAATTGAAGAAGAAGCCGATTTTCTCATTATGCGCTGCATTGATGGGGACACGGGGATTTTACCTGGTCATTCGGATGCTTCCGTTGTCATGGGAGACGGAATCCTGCGTGTCTGGAACGAAGGCAATCTGCAAAAAATAGCCGTTTTCGACGGCGTTGCAGAAATAAAGCAGAATACGGTCCTCATTATGACCACCATCGCCCAAAGGCCGGATGAGATTGATCTGGAACGCGCAGAAACAGACCGGGATCTCATACAGGAAAAGGAAACCGATCTAAAGGAACAGAGCCAGCATGTGCTGCTGCGGCGTGCCCTGGTGAGAATTGAGGTACGCAATCATGAATATAAAAGCGACGAGGAAGAATAAACCATCAGCCCGGGAAGACAATTTCAAACTGGGTTCCCTCGCCTGGCTTGCCGGATACCCCTATCCTGCCTCCGTGGGCCAGCACAATGTGTTTTACAATGGCCAGCCCCAGGCCCGTCCCTCCGGATTTTTTCGAGCGGGATTTATCCGCACGGTAAAACCGTTCGAAAATCCGGTCCTGATCCCCGGCGGAAATCCCGATGCCGGTATCGGATACGGTGATCACCGTGTCCTTTTTTGTTCGGGTGATACAAACCCTGACACGGCCGCCGGCTTTATTGTATTTTATTCCATTGTCCATCAGATTATAGAACATCTCATAAATCAGTGCACGGTTTGCTGTCATGATGATATCGGAGCCCGCTACTTTCATGGTTACCTGATGATCAATGGCCTTTTGTTTCAGGGTATCCGCACATTCCGATGCCACTTCCGCAAGATCCACCTCCTCCTGAAACTCCCCGTCCCCGGGCTTCCCCTCATCCAGCCTGGAAAGCATCATGATGTCTTCGATCAGGGTAATGAGCCGGGAGGCTTCCCCCATGATTTTCCCATAAAACAAAGGCTTGTCTTCTTCCCGTACCATTCCGGCACTCAGCATCTCCACATTCCCATATATGCTGGTCAAAGGCGTTCGGAGCTCATGGGAAACATTTGCGGAAAATTCCCTCCGCATTTTCTCCGCCTGAGACTTTTCTGTGATGTTCAGGAAAAACACTGCCACTCCGATCTGCGGCACAGGGCTGATCAATACGCGGTATTCCTTTTCCTCCCTTCTGTGGATCATCTCTCCCCGATGGCCCTGCAAAGCCTGTCTGAGCTTCCCGGAAAACTCCATATCCCGCAGCAGTTCCAATGCGCTTTTTCCTTCCGCAGTGTCATCCGTATGAAAGATACGCGAAGCGCTTTTGTTTACCGAAAGGATTGTCCCGCGCAGATCAAACAGCACCACACCTTCCTCCATTTGATCCATAATGGCCTGGATCGTGTCAGTGCGCTTCTTTAACTGCCTGCTGTCCTGCTCGATTTGGCTCCGATACTCCGCAATTGCCCTGGCAAAGGAGGCCAGTTCGTCATAGGGAACGTCCGGAGGATCTGCAGAAAGGTCCACCTGATTGATCGGCTCCACCACCCTTTGTGCAAGCCGCCTGGACGTAAAATATCCAATGAGGATAAACAGCAGGACAACTGCAGCGGTTCCCGGCAGGATATCGGAAAACATGCCGCCGATGCTGTGGATGGTCTTCGCGGTTCGAAGAACGGAATCATCCGACAGCCGGATGGCATAGTAATAGGTTTCCGTTCCCAGGGTGTCGGAAAAACGGCGGCTCTCCCCATGCCCCATGGACAACGCTTCTTCTATCTCCTCCCGGCCCAGATGATCCCCCAGATTTCCGGAACGGACCATATTGTCAAATAAGACCACACCCTTCTGCGAAATAAGACTCACACGCATATCTTCAGGCCGGACCTGCCTGAGATAATGAAAAGCCCTCCCGGAATCATCCTTTTCAAACATCTGCGCACGTTCCTGCAAATCGGCACAGGCCTGGGAAGACAGCCGATGATAGAAAAGGATACAGAGCACCATGGAGACAAGCAGGATTCCAAGAGTCACCAGTCCTGCCATCTGCCGGAATATCCGTTTTCTCAAATTCCTATCCTCCAATCTTATATCCTACATTGC includes these proteins:
- the atpH gene encoding ATP synthase F1 subunit delta produces the protein MGELKDSYANELFALSRAQGKLAEHTEQVTFILDSLQEKEYRSFLEAPHFSEKAKQQLLERLLADNVSGDLLGFLYRILQKGHGAMIVPALLSYLEMGNRYSRKVVASVISAAPLSDGQINTLRKALAYKSGKQVEILPTVDPSLLGGFRIHMDGRLMDCSLRARLTNLKESLLKEGTE
- a CDS encoding F0F1 ATP synthase subunit epsilon; this encodes MSEAADRKKIHLRIVTPRGVKIEEEADFLIMRCIDGDTGILPGHSDASVVMGDGILRVWNEGNLQKIAVFDGVAEIKQNTVLIMTTIAQRPDEIDLERAETDRDLIQEKETDLKEQSQHVLLRRALVRIEVRNHEYKSDEEE
- a CDS encoding ATP synthase subunit I is translated as MSAIAKKMMRILCILLFVLVAAAVLYYRSFSFLPFALGALLGTAVSAGKVFLLDRAVDKALAMEKKKAGNYITLQHLLRMVLTAGVLISGTIIPVISLWGVTAGIFAYPISMYILKYPLHASDPSNVPDSPKN
- the atpD gene encoding F0F1 ATP synthase subunit beta, which codes for MTDKNTGRIVQIIGSVLDIRFENRLPELYHAIQVPRGKQTSVMEVMQHLGDNTVRCISMDPTDGLVRGMKAIDTGAPISVPVGKEVLGRMVNVLGQPIDGKPAADAKTYWPIHREPPSLSQQRAAPEFLETGIKAIDLLCPFSKGGKVGIFGGAGVGKTVLIMELINNIAMKHSGYSVFAGVGERTREGNDLYYDMIHSGVLDKTALVFGQMNETPGVRMRVALTGLTMAEYFRDKAHQDVLLFIDNIFRFVQAGSEVSALLGRVPSAVGYQPTLANEMGTLEERITSTQSGSITSVQAIYVPADDFTDPATATTFSHLDAVTILSRTIVEQGIYPAVSPLGSTSRILEADVVGKEHYQVARAVQSILQRYEDLQDIVAILGVDELSDTDRKIVSRARKVQRFLSQPFYVAEKYTSISGQYVSIGETVRGFREILDGKHDAVPEGMFLNAGTIDDVTERYRQKNE
- a CDS encoding AtpZ/AtpI family protein, which gives rise to MKDKQPNKSLQHAVSFLSQIGVTMISCVFVGVFLGRFLDSRLKTTPWLLLVFSLLGVGAALKSFFDLANGK
- a CDS encoding ATP-binding protein; this translates as MRKRIFRQMAGLVTLGILLVSMVLCILFYHRLSSQACADLQERAQMFEKDDSGRAFHYLRQVRPEDMRVSLISQKGVVLFDNMVRSGNLGDHLGREEIEEALSMGHGESRRFSDTLGTETYYYAIRLSDDSVLRTAKTIHSIGGMFSDILPGTAAVVLLFILIGYFTSRRLAQRVVEPINQVDLSADPPDVPYDELASFARAIAEYRSQIEQDSRQLKKRTDTIQAIMDQMEEGVVLFDLRGTILSVNKSASRIFHTDDTAEGKSALELLRDMEFSGKLRQALQGHRGEMIHRREEKEYRVLISPVPQIGVAVFFLNITEKSQAEKMRREFSANVSHELRTPLTSIYGNVEMLSAGMVREEDKPLFYGKIMGEASRLITLIEDIMMLSRLDEGKPGDGEFQEEVDLAEVASECADTLKQKAIDHQVTMKVAGSDIIMTANRALIYEMFYNLMDNGIKYNKAGGRVRVCITRTKKDTVITVSDTGIGISAGDQDRIFERFYRADKSRSKKSGGTGLGLAIVKHIVLAHGGRIGVSGKPGEGTQFEIVFPG
- a CDS encoding ATP synthase F0 subunit B, translating into MKPFILQPYIVYLKSVPEGRVFGLDQQTLISTGIQLLNVIILAVLLGYLLYKPVRSFLQKRKEKISGQFDEARKTQAQADQLKAEYEKKRKEIDQERTKVLEEARLSAEEDSRKILDASKKDADAIRQQAEKSIAMERKDLDKETRQYIIEAAVLMAEKFIEQSMNRDTQNKLFDEAVAQLEETPWVN
- the atpB gene encoding F0F1 ATP synthase subunit A — its product is MAVLIILAVFLRIKLRKMEDIPKGVQNAVEAVIEFFQGFIHKTGGDKLMGLGSWFFTIFAFILSCSLFGMLGIRPPTADWATTFALALATFILTLGMGIRCRKGKYLKSFIEPNPIFLPLNIINEIANPISMSFRLFGNVLGGMILLTLIYSIAPIFLRIIIPIPLHIYFDVIMGALQTYIFCILSLTFIKGAAEG
- the atpA gene encoding F0F1 ATP synthase subunit alpha, with product MTGKFDKIGNAVKKQIQAFPSAPDVSEAGSVVEVGDGIAHVYGLQNAMSGELLKFPGRIYGMALNLDENSIGAVLLGPDAGIKAGDPVRRTGRMAQIPVGDAMLGRVVNALGQPIDDKGPLSADDYRNVENVAPGVIMRKEVDVPLQTGIRAIDAMVPIGRGQRELIIGDRQTGKTAICIDTILNQKDAGVLCVYVAIGQKASTVARIVNLLTKTGAMAYTTVVVSTASDPASLQYLAPYAGCTIGEAWMKQGKDVLVVYDDLSKHAVAYRTISLLLRRPPGREAYPGDVFYLHSRLLERAACMSNDYGGGSMTALPIVETQEGDISAYIPTNVISITDGQIYLETELFHNGVRPAINPGFSVSRVGGSAQIPAMKEIAGPLRIHFAQYRELAAFAQFGSDLSKDTMDRLNQGERIMEILKQPQYRPMPVEYQVLILYVLIHGYLMDVNIRHIRKFQRDFLQFVKTEKPFIAEEIRETEQISPELEEKIKDAVKEFKKPRIPDREEDNGVH
- the atpE gene encoding ATP synthase F0 subunit C, whose amino-acid sequence is MQDPLAFIIACAHFAAAIALLNGIGTTFGDAKIAVAAIESIARQPEAADSIRTTMFVGLGMAETSGIYGLLIAIIMLFANPLVNIYLSHIGG
- the atpG gene encoding ATP synthase F1 subunit gamma; translated protein: MASISEIKQRSANIKTTRQIIRALEMVSSAKLQKAKNRLEGIRPLYQEMKRNAENLKYCGEAGDHPFVRKRDVKNIGYVIMTSDKGLCGSYNNQITEAALTHMNRKKKEGKQEKLLVAGAAGNEFFARHDKNILHGFSHRLEANLYADSCRMGEVLSRLYLSGEADEVYVAYTRFDSILSHIPRVEKILPLPHEPGMLQNSGRMLYEPDVSSFLDHMVPLYLQTCLFAAASESTTCEHTARMINMQSADKNAEDVIRNLNRIYNRKRQADITQELTEIIGGAKLLN